A DNA window from Brachionichthys hirsutus isolate HB-005 chromosome 10, CSIRO-AGI_Bhir_v1, whole genome shotgun sequence contains the following coding sequences:
- the grk6 gene encoding G protein-coupled receptor kinase 6 isoform X2 — translation MELENIVANTVLLKAREGGGGNRKGKSKKWKQLLQFPHISLCEELRQATGRDYSSLCGRQPIGRLLFRQFCETRPELRRCVGFLDAVAEYEVTPDEERRECAQEFVERYFNPKQVEQVEQVEAAMMAQCADELQNDACKELFKKCTKLIHGYLATAPFADYLDSPYYDRFLQWKWLERQPVTKSTFRQYRVLGKGGFGEVCACQVRATGKMYACKKLEKKRIKKRKGESMALNEKQILEKVNSRFVVSLAYAYETKDALCLVLTLMNGGDLKFHVYHMGAAGFDARRAVFYAAETCCGLEDLHRERIVYRDLKPENILLDDHGHIRISDLGLAVHVPEGQTIKGRVGTVGYMSPEVVKDERYTFGPDWWALGCLLYEMIEGQSPFQQRKKKIKREEVEKLVREVDEEYSNKFSEDARSLCRKLLVKDPTERLGCLGGGASEVKAHPIFLSINFKRLEAGMLQPPFVPDPQAVYCKDVLDIEQFSTVKGVELGPKDESFYSKVSTGSVSIPWQDEMIQTECFSELNVFHQDGTVPPDLDWRGQPSPPPKQGLLQRLFGRQDCCGNCSDSDEEPTRL, via the exons GAGGAGGCGGcaacaggaaaggaaaaagcaAGAAATGGAAACAGCTCCTCCAGTTCCCTCATATCAGCCTGTGTGAAGAGCTGCGCCAAGCAACAG GGCGGGACTACAGCAGCCTCTGTGGGCGCCAGCCAATCGGACGCCTGCTCTTCAGACAGTTCTGTGAGACTCGACCCGAGCTGAGGCGCTGCGTCGGGTTCCTGGACGCCGTG gcGGAGTACGAGGTGACTCCGgacgaggagaggagggagtgtGCTCAGGAGTTTGTGGAGAGATACTTCAACCCAAAG caggtggagcaggtggagcaggtggaggCGGCCATGATGGCTCAGTGTGCTGATGAGCTGCAGAACGACGCCTGCAAGGAGCTCTTCAAGAAATGTACCAA GCTGATCCACGGCTACCTGGCCACGGCGCCCTTCGCAGACTACCTGGACAGCCCGTACTACGACAGGTTCCTCCAGTGGAAGTGGCTGGAGAG GCAGCCGGTGACCAAGAGCACATTCAGGCAGTACAGAGTTTTAGGGAAAGGAGGCTTTGGAGAG GTGTGTGCTTGTCAGGTACGAGCCACAGGTAAAATGTATGCCTGTAAGAAACTGGAGAAGAAGAGGataaagaagaggaaaggagaATCCATGGCGCTCAATGAGAAACAGATCCTGGAGAAAGTCAACAGCAGATTTGTC gtgagtCTGGCGTACGCCTACGAGACGAAGGACGCCCTGTGCCTCGTGCTGACCCTCATGAATGGAGGAGACCTGAAGTTTCACGTCTATCACATGGGGGCTGCCGGCTTTGACGCGAGGCGAGCCGTCTTCTACGCCGCTGAGACCTGCTGCGGGCTGGAGGACCTGCACCGTGAACGCATCGTCTACAG GGACCTCAAACCAGAGAACATTCTGCTGGACGACCACG GCCACATCAGGATCTCGGACCTGGGACTGGCGGTTCACGTTCCCGAGGGTCAGACCATCAAGGGACGGGTGGGCACGGTGGGCTACATGT CCCCAGAGGTGGTGAAGGACGAGCGCTACACCTTCGGACCCGACTGGTGGGCGCTGGGCTGCCTGCTGTACGAGATGATCGAGGGCCAGTCCCCCttccagcagaggaagaagaagatcaagagggaggaggtggagaagctcGTCAGAGAGGTGGACGAGGAGTACTCCAACAAGTTCTCAGAGGACGCCAGGTCCCTCTGCAGAAAG CTTCTGGTCAAAGATCCCACAGAGAGGTTGGGTTGcctgggaggcggagcctccgAGGTCAAAGCCCACCccatcttcctctccatcaACTTCAAACGTCTGGAGGCGGGGATGCTGCAGCCGCCGTTCGTTCCAGAC CCTCAGGCCGTCTACTGCAAAGACGTGCTGGACATCGAGCAGTTCTCCACAGTGAAAGGCGTGGAGCTGGGGCCCAAAGACGAGTCTTTCTACAGCAAGGTGTCCACAGGCAGCGTGTCCATCCCCTGGCAGGACGAG ATGATCCAGACGGAGTGTTTCTCCGAGCTGAACGTTTTCCACCAGGATGGGACGGTTCCTCCTGACTTGGACTGGAGAGGACAACCTTCTCCTCCACCCAAACAAGGACTCCTTCAGCGGCTGTTTGGCCGGCAG GATTGCTGTGGTAACTGCAGCGATAGTGACGAGGAGCCCACCaggctgtga
- the grk6 gene encoding G protein-coupled receptor kinase 6 isoform X1 has translation MELENIVANTVLLKAREGGGGNRKGKSKKWKQLLQFPHISLCEELRQATGRDYSSLCGRQPIGRLLFRQFCETRPELRRCVGFLDAVAEYEVTPDEERRECAQEFVERYFNPKSEEYVEQVEQVEQVEAAMMAQCADELQNDACKELFKKCTKLIHGYLATAPFADYLDSPYYDRFLQWKWLERQPVTKSTFRQYRVLGKGGFGEVCACQVRATGKMYACKKLEKKRIKKRKGESMALNEKQILEKVNSRFVVSLAYAYETKDALCLVLTLMNGGDLKFHVYHMGAAGFDARRAVFYAAETCCGLEDLHRERIVYRDLKPENILLDDHGHIRISDLGLAVHVPEGQTIKGRVGTVGYMSPEVVKDERYTFGPDWWALGCLLYEMIEGQSPFQQRKKKIKREEVEKLVREVDEEYSNKFSEDARSLCRKLLVKDPTERLGCLGGGASEVKAHPIFLSINFKRLEAGMLQPPFVPDPQAVYCKDVLDIEQFSTVKGVELGPKDESFYSKVSTGSVSIPWQDEMIQTECFSELNVFHQDGTVPPDLDWRGQPSPPPKQGLLQRLFGRQDCCGNCSDSDEEPTRL, from the exons GAGGAGGCGGcaacaggaaaggaaaaagcaAGAAATGGAAACAGCTCCTCCAGTTCCCTCATATCAGCCTGTGTGAAGAGCTGCGCCAAGCAACAG GGCGGGACTACAGCAGCCTCTGTGGGCGCCAGCCAATCGGACGCCTGCTCTTCAGACAGTTCTGTGAGACTCGACCCGAGCTGAGGCGCTGCGTCGGGTTCCTGGACGCCGTG gcGGAGTACGAGGTGACTCCGgacgaggagaggagggagtgtGCTCAGGAGTTTGTGGAGAGATACTTCAACCCAAAG TCAGAGGAATACgtggagcaggtggagcaggtggagcaggtggaggCGGCCATGATGGCTCAGTGTGCTGATGAGCTGCAGAACGACGCCTGCAAGGAGCTCTTCAAGAAATGTACCAA GCTGATCCACGGCTACCTGGCCACGGCGCCCTTCGCAGACTACCTGGACAGCCCGTACTACGACAGGTTCCTCCAGTGGAAGTGGCTGGAGAG GCAGCCGGTGACCAAGAGCACATTCAGGCAGTACAGAGTTTTAGGGAAAGGAGGCTTTGGAGAG GTGTGTGCTTGTCAGGTACGAGCCACAGGTAAAATGTATGCCTGTAAGAAACTGGAGAAGAAGAGGataaagaagaggaaaggagaATCCATGGCGCTCAATGAGAAACAGATCCTGGAGAAAGTCAACAGCAGATTTGTC gtgagtCTGGCGTACGCCTACGAGACGAAGGACGCCCTGTGCCTCGTGCTGACCCTCATGAATGGAGGAGACCTGAAGTTTCACGTCTATCACATGGGGGCTGCCGGCTTTGACGCGAGGCGAGCCGTCTTCTACGCCGCTGAGACCTGCTGCGGGCTGGAGGACCTGCACCGTGAACGCATCGTCTACAG GGACCTCAAACCAGAGAACATTCTGCTGGACGACCACG GCCACATCAGGATCTCGGACCTGGGACTGGCGGTTCACGTTCCCGAGGGTCAGACCATCAAGGGACGGGTGGGCACGGTGGGCTACATGT CCCCAGAGGTGGTGAAGGACGAGCGCTACACCTTCGGACCCGACTGGTGGGCGCTGGGCTGCCTGCTGTACGAGATGATCGAGGGCCAGTCCCCCttccagcagaggaagaagaagatcaagagggaggaggtggagaagctcGTCAGAGAGGTGGACGAGGAGTACTCCAACAAGTTCTCAGAGGACGCCAGGTCCCTCTGCAGAAAG CTTCTGGTCAAAGATCCCACAGAGAGGTTGGGTTGcctgggaggcggagcctccgAGGTCAAAGCCCACCccatcttcctctccatcaACTTCAAACGTCTGGAGGCGGGGATGCTGCAGCCGCCGTTCGTTCCAGAC CCTCAGGCCGTCTACTGCAAAGACGTGCTGGACATCGAGCAGTTCTCCACAGTGAAAGGCGTGGAGCTGGGGCCCAAAGACGAGTCTTTCTACAGCAAGGTGTCCACAGGCAGCGTGTCCATCCCCTGGCAGGACGAG ATGATCCAGACGGAGTGTTTCTCCGAGCTGAACGTTTTCCACCAGGATGGGACGGTTCCTCCTGACTTGGACTGGAGAGGACAACCTTCTCCTCCACCCAAACAAGGACTCCTTCAGCGGCTGTTTGGCCGGCAG GATTGCTGTGGTAACTGCAGCGATAGTGACGAGGAGCCCACCaggctgtga